One genomic window of Danio rerio strain Tuebingen ecotype United States chromosome 24, GRCz12tu, whole genome shotgun sequence includes the following:
- the zgc:112982 gene encoding uncharacterized protein isoform X7 codes for MLEHSGTYKESAVHCGTFAQEIITLVHQVKENYFSGQDIPLNERFANEQYYSIPDEIKEEEEYEDELEMENLRALMNRPQRMPSSGALDPLQRQQPVPDPGDLRYDLERRRQQKLEAVKITIAGANFTQMPSESQESEPPYMNDLLEEPDENFRWSEQEHEQQRQWDAPRQRMPEPTRQNIFNNDAPRQRMPAATRQNVFNNGSRQRKPEHPRQNFYPRGNRTGRQRGRRN; via the exons ATGCTGGAGCATTCTGGCACTTACAAGGAATCAGCAGTACATTGTGGGACGTTTGCCCAAGAAATCATCACACTTGTACATCAGGTTAAAG AAAATTATTTTAGTGGCCAAGACATCCCACTCAATGAACGCTTTGCAAATGAACAGTATTATTCAATCCCTGATGAGattaaagaagaagaagaatatgaGGATGAGCTGGAAATGGAAAACTTGAGAGCACTCATGAATAG GCCTCAAAGAATGCCATCTTCAGGAGCTCTGGATCCA CTTCAGAGACAACAGCCAGTCCCTGACCCTGGTGACCTCAGGTATGACTTGGAGCGAAGACGACAGCAGAAACTGGAGGCTGTGAAGATCACCATTGCTGGCGCAAACTTTACTCAGATGCCTTCTGAGAG TCAAGAGAGCGAGCCTCCCTATATGAATGACCTTCTTGAAGAACCGGATGAAAACTTCAGGTGGTCTGAACAAGAACATGAGCAGCAAAGGCAGTGG GATGCCCCACGTCAAAGAATGCCAGAGCCAACCCGACAGAACATTTTCAATAAC GATGCTCCACGTCAAAGAATGCCAGCAGCTACCAGACAGAACGTTTTTAATAAT GGTTCACGTCAAAGAAAACCAGAACATCCCAGACAGAACTTCTACCCGAGGGGCAACCGTACGGGCAGACAGCGTGGAAGGAGGAATTGA
- the zgc:112982 gene encoding uncharacterized protein isoform X5 yields the protein MGGQSRARDPPRPSESQRNREPYRDRRDQGHHSRTLQERPGGRPNGNPREEGRKNYSSYERESQGRERSRHIDQSRMESHSRDLEGRREMNLRVTSDTDLRNWERDSVHEWEEERPQKNPGRMMEQEEVRPRDQYNRNPKTNVGPPSRTDFSEHETLKIKVDMSRPVTQASYLGYSSDRQLSLDLVNVGRQRLDFLPMLEHSGTYKESAVHCGTFAQEIITLVHQVKENYFSGQDIPLNERFANEQYYSIPDEIKEEEEYEDELEMENLRALMNRPQRMPSSGALDPLQRQQPVPDPGDLRYDLERRRQQKLEAVKITIAGANFTQMPSESQESEPPYMNDLLEEPDENFRWSEQEHEQQRQWDAPRQRMPEPTRQNIFNNDAPRQRMPAATRQNVFNNGSRQRKPEHPRQNFYPRGNRTGRQRGRRN from the exons ATGGGTGGCCAATCTAGGGCCAGAGATCCACCCAGGCCAAGTGAATCCCAGAGGAACCGGGAACCTTACAGAGATAGAAGAGACCAAGGTCATCATTCACGTACCCTACAAGAGAGACCAGGTGGACGGCCGAATGGGAATCCCAGAGAGGAAGGAAGAAAGAACTACTCGTCTTATGAAAGAGAAAGCCAAGGGAGAGAACGATCAAGACACATTGATCAATCTAGGATGGAGTCACATTCTAGAGACTTGGAAGGACGGCGGGAAATGAATTTGAGGGTTACGAGTGACACCGATTTGAGGAACTGGGAAAGAGACTCTGTCCATGAATGGGAGGAAGAGAGACCACAAAAGAATCCGGGTAGGATGATGGAACAAGAGGAAGTTCGCCCAAGAGATCAGTATAACAGGAATCCAAAGACCAATGTTGGTCCTCCATCTCGAACGGATTTCAGTGAACATGAGACCCTCAAGATCAAGGTGGACATGAGTCGCCCCGTCACGCAAGCCAG TTATTTAGGATATTCATCAGATAGGCAGTTATCACTGGACTTAGTCAATGTGGGTCGACAGCGTCTTGATTTCCTGCCCATGCTGGAGCATTCTGGCACTTACAAGGAATCAGCAGTACATTGTGGGACGTTTGCCCAAGAAATCATCACACTTGTACATCAGGTTAAAG AAAATTATTTTAGTGGCCAAGACATCCCACTCAATGAACGCTTTGCAAATGAACAGTATTATTCAATCCCTGATGAGattaaagaagaagaagaatatgaGGATGAGCTGGAAATGGAAAACTTGAGAGCACTCATGAATAG GCCTCAAAGAATGCCATCTTCAGGAGCTCTGGATCCA CTTCAGAGACAACAGCCAGTCCCTGACCCTGGTGACCTCAGGTATGACTTGGAGCGAAGACGACAGCAGAAACTGGAGGCTGTGAAGATCACCATTGCTGGCGCAAACTTTACTCAGATGCCTTCTGAGAG TCAAGAGAGCGAGCCTCCCTATATGAATGACCTTCTTGAAGAACCGGATGAAAACTTCAGGTGGTCTGAACAAGAACATGAGCAGCAAAGGCAGTGG GATGCCCCACGTCAAAGAATGCCAGAGCCAACCCGACAGAACATTTTCAATAAC GATGCTCCACGTCAAAGAATGCCAGCAGCTACCAGACAGAACGTTTTTAATAAT GGTTCACGTCAAAGAAAACCAGAACATCCCAGACAGAACTTCTACCCGAGGGGCAACCGTACGGGCAGACAGCGTGGAAGGAGGAATTGA
- the zgc:112982 gene encoding uncharacterized protein isoform X3, which produces MSRPRSRSPLYSRIPTLQGRRAEGLFGNQMRSSVQSDTWRNPEYVKVETNPHWNKDSHQGEQNVDHWAKFIDAIEHAQQRGPSPMARYPMQADEDRPSDSPRRLPRERLPSPEHTHYGVEEHYRMASPGWNRNEAFDKDTNLQHSQREMRDRSYPRHQERRSHDRMDYEYRNEEHGDQYHERGSYSESYLGYSSDRQLSLDLVNVGRQRLDFLPMLEHSGTYKESAVHCGTFAQEIITLVHQVKENYFSGQDIPLNERFANEQYYSIPDEIKEEEEYEDELEMENLRALMNRPQRMPSSGALDPLQRQQPVPDPGDLRYDLERRRQQKLEAVKITIAGANFTQMPSESQESEPPYMNDLLEEPDENFRWSEQEHEQQRQWDAPRQRMPEPTRQNIFNNDAPRQRMPAATRQNVFNNGSRQRKPEHPRQNFYPRGNRTGRQRGRRN; this is translated from the exons ATGTCACGTCCGCGTTCAAGATCTCCGTTATATTCAAG AATCCCAACCCTTCAGGGAAGAAGAGCGGAGGGATTATTTGGTAACCAGATGCGTTCATCAGTACAATCTGACACGTGGAGGAACCCTGAATATGTCAAAGTAGAAACTAACCCCCACTGGAACAAAGATTCCCACCAAGGAGAGCAAAATGTCGACCATTGGGCCAAATTTATCGATGCAATAGAGCATGCTCAACAAAGAGGGCCTTCGCCTATGGCCAGATATCCGATGCAGGCTGATGAAGATAGGCCATCCGATTCTCCGAGAAGGCTTCCGAGGGAGAGGTTACCTTCCCCTGAACACACACATTATGGTGTGGAAGAGCATTATAGGATGGCATCGCCAGGATGGAACAGAAATGAAGCTTTTGATAAGGACACCAATTTACAGCACAGCCAAAGAGAGATGAGGGATAGGTCTTATCCAAGACATCAAGAGAGAAGAAGTCATGACAGGATGGATTATGAGTATCGTAATGAAGAACATGGCGATCAATATCATGAAAGAGGCTCCTATTCAGAGAG TTATTTAGGATATTCATCAGATAGGCAGTTATCACTGGACTTAGTCAATGTGGGTCGACAGCGTCTTGATTTCCTGCCCATGCTGGAGCATTCTGGCACTTACAAGGAATCAGCAGTACATTGTGGGACGTTTGCCCAAGAAATCATCACACTTGTACATCAGGTTAAAG AAAATTATTTTAGTGGCCAAGACATCCCACTCAATGAACGCTTTGCAAATGAACAGTATTATTCAATCCCTGATGAGattaaagaagaagaagaatatgaGGATGAGCTGGAAATGGAAAACTTGAGAGCACTCATGAATAG GCCTCAAAGAATGCCATCTTCAGGAGCTCTGGATCCA CTTCAGAGACAACAGCCAGTCCCTGACCCTGGTGACCTCAGGTATGACTTGGAGCGAAGACGACAGCAGAAACTGGAGGCTGTGAAGATCACCATTGCTGGCGCAAACTTTACTCAGATGCCTTCTGAGAG TCAAGAGAGCGAGCCTCCCTATATGAATGACCTTCTTGAAGAACCGGATGAAAACTTCAGGTGGTCTGAACAAGAACATGAGCAGCAAAGGCAGTGG GATGCCCCACGTCAAAGAATGCCAGAGCCAACCCGACAGAACATTTTCAATAAC GATGCTCCACGTCAAAGAATGCCAGCAGCTACCAGACAGAACGTTTTTAATAAT GGTTCACGTCAAAGAAAACCAGAACATCCCAGACAGAACTTCTACCCGAGGGGCAACCGTACGGGCAGACAGCGTGGAAGGAGGAATTGA
- the zgc:112982 gene encoding uncharacterized protein isoform X6, whose amino-acid sequence MSRPRSRSPLYSSYLGYSSDRQLSLDLVNVGRQRLDFLPMLEHSGTYKESAVHCGTFAQEIITLVHQVKENYFSGQDIPLNERFANEQYYSIPDEIKEEEEYEDELEMENLRALMNRPQRMPSSGALDPLQRQQPVPDPGDLRYDLERRRQQKLEAVKITIAGANFTQMPSESQESEPPYMNDLLEEPDENFRWSEQEHEQQRQWDAPRQRMPEPTRQNIFNNDAPRQRMPAATRQNVFNNGSRQRKPEHPRQNFYPRGNRTGRQRGRRN is encoded by the exons ATGTCACGTCCGCGTTCAAGATCTCCGTTATATTCAAG TTATTTAGGATATTCATCAGATAGGCAGTTATCACTGGACTTAGTCAATGTGGGTCGACAGCGTCTTGATTTCCTGCCCATGCTGGAGCATTCTGGCACTTACAAGGAATCAGCAGTACATTGTGGGACGTTTGCCCAAGAAATCATCACACTTGTACATCAGGTTAAAG AAAATTATTTTAGTGGCCAAGACATCCCACTCAATGAACGCTTTGCAAATGAACAGTATTATTCAATCCCTGATGAGattaaagaagaagaagaatatgaGGATGAGCTGGAAATGGAAAACTTGAGAGCACTCATGAATAG GCCTCAAAGAATGCCATCTTCAGGAGCTCTGGATCCA CTTCAGAGACAACAGCCAGTCCCTGACCCTGGTGACCTCAGGTATGACTTGGAGCGAAGACGACAGCAGAAACTGGAGGCTGTGAAGATCACCATTGCTGGCGCAAACTTTACTCAGATGCCTTCTGAGAG TCAAGAGAGCGAGCCTCCCTATATGAATGACCTTCTTGAAGAACCGGATGAAAACTTCAGGTGGTCTGAACAAGAACATGAGCAGCAAAGGCAGTGG GATGCCCCACGTCAAAGAATGCCAGAGCCAACCCGACAGAACATTTTCAATAAC GATGCTCCACGTCAAAGAATGCCAGCAGCTACCAGACAGAACGTTTTTAATAAT GGTTCACGTCAAAGAAAACCAGAACATCCCAGACAGAACTTCTACCCGAGGGGCAACCGTACGGGCAGACAGCGTGGAAGGAGGAATTGA
- the zgc:112982 gene encoding uncharacterized protein isoform X2, whose product MSRPRSRSPLYSRIPTLQGRRAEGLFGNQMRSSVQSDTWRNPEYVKVETNPHWNKDSHQGEQNVDHWAKFIDAIEHAQQRGPSPMARYPMQADEDRPSDSPRRLPRERLPSPEHTHYGVEEHYRMASPGWNRNEAFDKDTNLQHSQREMRDRSYPRHQERRSHDRMDYEYRNEEHGDQYHERGSYSESYLGYSSDRQLSLDLVNVGRQRLDFLPMLEHSGTYKESAVHCGTFAQEIITLVHQVKENYFSGQDIPLNERFANEQYYSIPDEIKEEEEYEDELEMENLRALMNRPQRMPSSGALDPLQRQQPVPDPGDLRYDLERRRQQKLEAVKITIAGANFTQMPSESQESEPPYMNDLLEEPDENFRWSEQEHEQQRQWDAPRQRMPEPTRQNIFNNDAPRQRMPAATRQNVFNNQGSRQRKPEHPRQNFYPRGNRTGRQRGRRN is encoded by the exons ATGTCACGTCCGCGTTCAAGATCTCCGTTATATTCAAG AATCCCAACCCTTCAGGGAAGAAGAGCGGAGGGATTATTTGGTAACCAGATGCGTTCATCAGTACAATCTGACACGTGGAGGAACCCTGAATATGTCAAAGTAGAAACTAACCCCCACTGGAACAAAGATTCCCACCAAGGAGAGCAAAATGTCGACCATTGGGCCAAATTTATCGATGCAATAGAGCATGCTCAACAAAGAGGGCCTTCGCCTATGGCCAGATATCCGATGCAGGCTGATGAAGATAGGCCATCCGATTCTCCGAGAAGGCTTCCGAGGGAGAGGTTACCTTCCCCTGAACACACACATTATGGTGTGGAAGAGCATTATAGGATGGCATCGCCAGGATGGAACAGAAATGAAGCTTTTGATAAGGACACCAATTTACAGCACAGCCAAAGAGAGATGAGGGATAGGTCTTATCCAAGACATCAAGAGAGAAGAAGTCATGACAGGATGGATTATGAGTATCGTAATGAAGAACATGGCGATCAATATCATGAAAGAGGCTCCTATTCAGAGAG TTATTTAGGATATTCATCAGATAGGCAGTTATCACTGGACTTAGTCAATGTGGGTCGACAGCGTCTTGATTTCCTGCCCATGCTGGAGCATTCTGGCACTTACAAGGAATCAGCAGTACATTGTGGGACGTTTGCCCAAGAAATCATCACACTTGTACATCAGGTTAAAG AAAATTATTTTAGTGGCCAAGACATCCCACTCAATGAACGCTTTGCAAATGAACAGTATTATTCAATCCCTGATGAGattaaagaagaagaagaatatgaGGATGAGCTGGAAATGGAAAACTTGAGAGCACTCATGAATAG GCCTCAAAGAATGCCATCTTCAGGAGCTCTGGATCCA CTTCAGAGACAACAGCCAGTCCCTGACCCTGGTGACCTCAGGTATGACTTGGAGCGAAGACGACAGCAGAAACTGGAGGCTGTGAAGATCACCATTGCTGGCGCAAACTTTACTCAGATGCCTTCTGAGAG TCAAGAGAGCGAGCCTCCCTATATGAATGACCTTCTTGAAGAACCGGATGAAAACTTCAGGTGGTCTGAACAAGAACATGAGCAGCAAAGGCAGTGG GATGCCCCACGTCAAAGAATGCCAGAGCCAACCCGACAGAACATTTTCAATAAC GATGCTCCACGTCAAAGAATGCCAGCAGCTACCAGACAGAACGTTTTTAATAAT CAGGGTTCACGTCAAAGAAAACCAGAACATCCCAGACAGAACTTCTACCCGAGGGGCAACCGTACGGGCAGACAGCGTGGAAGGAGGAATTGA
- the zgc:112982 gene encoding uncharacterized protein isoform X1, protein MSRPRSRSPLYSRIPTLQGRRAEGLFGNQMRSSVQSDTWRNPEYVKVETNPHWNKDSHQGEQNVDHWAKFIDAIEHAQQRGPSPMARYPMQADEDRPSDSPRRLPRERLPSPEHTHYGVEEHYRMASPGWNRNEAFDKDTNLQHSQREMRDRSYPRHQERRSHDRMDYEYRNEEHGDQYHERGSYSERSSKPDYREHHPSKGFADSGLQNEFADHHRGFSPRRAPLIVEHDHGIVKQDLRYREPPKMGGQSRARDPPRPSESQRNREPYRDRRDQGHHSRTLQERPGGRPNGNPREEGRKNYSSYERESQGRERSRHIDQSRMESHSRDLEGRREMNLRVTSDTDLRNWERDSVHEWEEERPQKNPGRMMEQEEVRPRDQYNRNPKTNVGPPSRTDFSEHETLKIKVDMSRPVTQASYLGYSSDRQLSLDLVNVGRQRLDFLPMLEHSGTYKESAVHCGTFAQEIITLVHQVKENYFSGQDIPLNERFANEQYYSIPDEIKEEEEYEDELEMENLRALMNRPQRMPSSGALDPLQRQQPVPDPGDLRYDLERRRQQKLEAVKITIAGANFTQMPSESQESEPPYMNDLLEEPDENFRWSEQEHEQQRQWDAPRQRMPEPTRQNIFNNDAPRQRMPAATRQNVFNNQGSRQRKPEHPRQNFYPRGNRTGRQRGRRN, encoded by the exons ATGTCACGTCCGCGTTCAAGATCTCCGTTATATTCAAG AATCCCAACCCTTCAGGGAAGAAGAGCGGAGGGATTATTTGGTAACCAGATGCGTTCATCAGTACAATCTGACACGTGGAGGAACCCTGAATATGTCAAAGTAGAAACTAACCCCCACTGGAACAAAGATTCCCACCAAGGAGAGCAAAATGTCGACCATTGGGCCAAATTTATCGATGCAATAGAGCATGCTCAACAAAGAGGGCCTTCGCCTATGGCCAGATATCCGATGCAGGCTGATGAAGATAGGCCATCCGATTCTCCGAGAAGGCTTCCGAGGGAGAGGTTACCTTCCCCTGAACACACACATTATGGTGTGGAAGAGCATTATAGGATGGCATCGCCAGGATGGAACAGAAATGAAGCTTTTGATAAGGACACCAATTTACAGCACAGCCAAAGAGAGATGAGGGATAGGTCTTATCCAAGACATCAAGAGAGAAGAAGTCATGACAGGATGGATTATGAGTATCGTAATGAAGAACATGGCGATCAATATCATGAAAGAGGCTCCTATTCAGAGAG GTCATCAAAGCCTGATTATAGGGAGCACCACCCTTCTAAAGGATTTGCAGATTCGGGTCTCCAAAATGAGTTTGCTGATCATCACCGGGGCTTCAGCCCACGCCGTGCTCCTCTTATCGTGGAACACGATCATGGAATCGTAAAACAAGATTTGAGGTATCGCGAGCCCCCGAAGATGGGTGGCCAATCTAGGGCCAGAGATCCACCCAGGCCAAGTGAATCCCAGAGGAACCGGGAACCTTACAGAGATAGAAGAGACCAAGGTCATCATTCACGTACCCTACAAGAGAGACCAGGTGGACGGCCGAATGGGAATCCCAGAGAGGAAGGAAGAAAGAACTACTCGTCTTATGAAAGAGAAAGCCAAGGGAGAGAACGATCAAGACACATTGATCAATCTAGGATGGAGTCACATTCTAGAGACTTGGAAGGACGGCGGGAAATGAATTTGAGGGTTACGAGTGACACCGATTTGAGGAACTGGGAAAGAGACTCTGTCCATGAATGGGAGGAAGAGAGACCACAAAAGAATCCGGGTAGGATGATGGAACAAGAGGAAGTTCGCCCAAGAGATCAGTATAACAGGAATCCAAAGACCAATGTTGGTCCTCCATCTCGAACGGATTTCAGTGAACATGAGACCCTCAAGATCAAGGTGGACATGAGTCGCCCCGTCACGCAAGCCAG TTATTTAGGATATTCATCAGATAGGCAGTTATCACTGGACTTAGTCAATGTGGGTCGACAGCGTCTTGATTTCCTGCCCATGCTGGAGCATTCTGGCACTTACAAGGAATCAGCAGTACATTGTGGGACGTTTGCCCAAGAAATCATCACACTTGTACATCAGGTTAAAG AAAATTATTTTAGTGGCCAAGACATCCCACTCAATGAACGCTTTGCAAATGAACAGTATTATTCAATCCCTGATGAGattaaagaagaagaagaatatgaGGATGAGCTGGAAATGGAAAACTTGAGAGCACTCATGAATAG GCCTCAAAGAATGCCATCTTCAGGAGCTCTGGATCCA CTTCAGAGACAACAGCCAGTCCCTGACCCTGGTGACCTCAGGTATGACTTGGAGCGAAGACGACAGCAGAAACTGGAGGCTGTGAAGATCACCATTGCTGGCGCAAACTTTACTCAGATGCCTTCTGAGAG TCAAGAGAGCGAGCCTCCCTATATGAATGACCTTCTTGAAGAACCGGATGAAAACTTCAGGTGGTCTGAACAAGAACATGAGCAGCAAAGGCAGTGG GATGCCCCACGTCAAAGAATGCCAGAGCCAACCCGACAGAACATTTTCAATAAC GATGCTCCACGTCAAAGAATGCCAGCAGCTACCAGACAGAACGTTTTTAATAAT CAGGGTTCACGTCAAAGAAAACCAGAACATCCCAGACAGAACTTCTACCCGAGGGGCAACCGTACGGGCAGACAGCGTGGAAGGAGGAATTGA
- the zgc:112982 gene encoding uncharacterized protein LOC503771 isoform 2 (isoform 2 is encoded by transcript variant 2; The RefSeq protein has 1 substitution compared to this genomic sequence) yields the protein MLEHSGTYKESAVHCGTFAQEIITLVHQVKENYFSGQDIPLNERFANEQYYSIPDEIKEEEEYEDELEMENLRALMNRPQRMPSSGALDPLQRQQPVPDPGDLRYDLERRRQQKLEAVKITIAGANFTQMPSESQESEPPYMNDLLEEPDENFRWSEQEHEQQRQWDAPRQRMPEPTRQNIFNNDAPRQRMPAATRQNVFNNGSRQRKPDHPRQNFYPRGNRTGRQRGRRN from the exons ATGCTGGAGCATTCTGGCACTTACAAGGAATCAGCAGTACATTGTGGGACGTTTGCCCAAGAAATCATCACACTTGTACATCAGGTTAAAG AAAATTATTTTAGTGGCCAAGACATCCCACTCAATGAACGCTTTGCAAATGAACAGTATTATTCAATCCCTGATGAGattaaagaagaagaagaatatgaGGATGAGCTGGAAATGGAAAACTTGAGAGCACTCATGAATAG GCCTCAAAGAATGCCATCTTCAGGAGCTCTGGATCCA CTTCAGAGACAACAGCCAGTCCCTGACCCTGGTGACCTCAGGTATGACTTGGAGCGAAGACGACAGCAGAAACTGGAGGCTGTGAAGATCACCATTGCTGGCGCAAACTTTACTCAGATGCCTTCTGAGAG TCAAGAGAGCGAGCCTCCCTATATGAATGACCTTCTTGAAGAACCGGATGAAAACTTCAGGTGGTCTGAACAAGAACATGAGCAGCAAAGGCAGTGG GATGCCCCACGTCAAAGAATGCCAGAGCCAACCCGACAGAACATTTTCAATAAC GATGCTCCACGTCAAAGAATGCCAGCAGCTACCAGACAGAACGTTTTTAATAAT GGTTCACGTCAAAGAAAACCAGAACATCCCAGACAGAACTTCTACCCGAGGGGCAACCGTACGGGCAGACAGCGTGGAAGGAGGAATTGA
- the zgc:112982 gene encoding uncharacterized protein isoform X4, with protein MGGQSRARDPPRPSESQRNREPYRDRRDQGHHSRTLQERPGGRPNGNPREEGRKNYSSYERESQGRERSRHIDQSRMESHSRDLEGRREMNLRVTSDTDLRNWERDSVHEWEEERPQKNPGRMMEQEEVRPRDQYNRNPKTNVGPPSRTDFSEHETLKIKVDMSRPVTQASYLGYSSDRQLSLDLVNVGRQRLDFLPMLEHSGTYKESAVHCGTFAQEIITLVHQVKENYFSGQDIPLNERFANEQYYSIPDEIKEEEEYEDELEMENLRALMNRPQRMPSSGALDPLQRQQPVPDPGDLRYDLERRRQQKLEAVKITIAGANFTQMPSESQESEPPYMNDLLEEPDENFRWSEQEHEQQRQWDAPRQRMPEPTRQNIFNNDAPRQRMPAATRQNVFNNQGSRQRKPEHPRQNFYPRGNRTGRQRGRRN; from the exons ATGGGTGGCCAATCTAGGGCCAGAGATCCACCCAGGCCAAGTGAATCCCAGAGGAACCGGGAACCTTACAGAGATAGAAGAGACCAAGGTCATCATTCACGTACCCTACAAGAGAGACCAGGTGGACGGCCGAATGGGAATCCCAGAGAGGAAGGAAGAAAGAACTACTCGTCTTATGAAAGAGAAAGCCAAGGGAGAGAACGATCAAGACACATTGATCAATCTAGGATGGAGTCACATTCTAGAGACTTGGAAGGACGGCGGGAAATGAATTTGAGGGTTACGAGTGACACCGATTTGAGGAACTGGGAAAGAGACTCTGTCCATGAATGGGAGGAAGAGAGACCACAAAAGAATCCGGGTAGGATGATGGAACAAGAGGAAGTTCGCCCAAGAGATCAGTATAACAGGAATCCAAAGACCAATGTTGGTCCTCCATCTCGAACGGATTTCAGTGAACATGAGACCCTCAAGATCAAGGTGGACATGAGTCGCCCCGTCACGCAAGCCAG TTATTTAGGATATTCATCAGATAGGCAGTTATCACTGGACTTAGTCAATGTGGGTCGACAGCGTCTTGATTTCCTGCCCATGCTGGAGCATTCTGGCACTTACAAGGAATCAGCAGTACATTGTGGGACGTTTGCCCAAGAAATCATCACACTTGTACATCAGGTTAAAG AAAATTATTTTAGTGGCCAAGACATCCCACTCAATGAACGCTTTGCAAATGAACAGTATTATTCAATCCCTGATGAGattaaagaagaagaagaatatgaGGATGAGCTGGAAATGGAAAACTTGAGAGCACTCATGAATAG GCCTCAAAGAATGCCATCTTCAGGAGCTCTGGATCCA CTTCAGAGACAACAGCCAGTCCCTGACCCTGGTGACCTCAGGTATGACTTGGAGCGAAGACGACAGCAGAAACTGGAGGCTGTGAAGATCACCATTGCTGGCGCAAACTTTACTCAGATGCCTTCTGAGAG TCAAGAGAGCGAGCCTCCCTATATGAATGACCTTCTTGAAGAACCGGATGAAAACTTCAGGTGGTCTGAACAAGAACATGAGCAGCAAAGGCAGTGG GATGCCCCACGTCAAAGAATGCCAGAGCCAACCCGACAGAACATTTTCAATAAC GATGCTCCACGTCAAAGAATGCCAGCAGCTACCAGACAGAACGTTTTTAATAAT CAGGGTTCACGTCAAAGAAAACCAGAACATCCCAGACAGAACTTCTACCCGAGGGGCAACCGTACGGGCAGACAGCGTGGAAGGAGGAATTGA